Proteins found in one Pocillopora verrucosa isolate sample1 chromosome 12, ASM3666991v2, whole genome shotgun sequence genomic segment:
- the LOC131783207 gene encoding nucleoredoxin-like protein 2: MNIFGDRQLVRRSGVVIHAEEALQSKVVALYFSAGWCPPCNQFTPVLAEFYNELKENELPFEIVFVSSDKTASDMETYMKKCHGDWFAVPFGSEMIQELKNRYHVTAIPKLIVVTDDGDVVTAMGRKEVTENGPKCFTHWAHAIAIARGEVATTVTKASGRFTAGFE, encoded by the coding sequence ATGAACATTTTTGGGGATCGACAACTTGTTAGAAGGTCTGGGGTAGTTATTCACGCTGAAGAAGCCCTCCAGAGTAAAGTGGTTGCATTGTATTTCTCGGCGGGATGGTGTCCACCTTGCAATCAGTTTACGCCAGTTTTGGCGGAATTTTACAACGAGCTTAAAGAGAACGAACTACCCTTcgagattgtttttgtttcatccGATAAAACGGCATCAGATATGGAgacatacatgaaaaaatgtcATGGTGATTGGTTTGCTGTTCCATTTGGAAGCGAAATGATTCAAGAGCTGAAGAATCGTTACCATGTCACAGCGATTCCTAAGTTGATTGTCGTGACAGATGACGGAGATGTCGTGACAGCGATGGGAAGGAAAGAGGTAACTGAAAACGGACCCAAGTGTTTCACTCACTGGGCACACGCTATCGCCATAGCAAGAGGAGAAGTTGCTACAACTGTGACTAAAGCGAGTGGTCGCTTTACTGCCGGctttgaataa
- the LOC131783287 gene encoding zinc finger SWIM domain-containing protein 5: protein MATQRKRPRTASPSREPTKFRKLHKEIQQNEPLSLLDLSAQCVAANIPFQHVEEQGTPIPEPVQLKVVYWSFPRNERDICMYSSLHATVSHNDAKRLPFQRGLALLEENAVRDVLQVGFQLSGKVVEEEDTKYGAQKEEYNVSVGFDRCKITEVSCTCGNKDILWCPHVVALALYRIRNPEKVTLRVPISETLLQMNREQLQKLLQYLITEHHTEVLPTAQRLADEILLKTSEINRLPGAPDPTAGAGADDESCWHLDAEQVRQQVRNYLSQGGYYGSGKHLLSMFAKVREMLRVHDNNGSRMLRLITEQFLADPRLQIWKEQGTSMNDKCRQLWDQLGALWVCVVLNPDSTCAEKAAWKQQLETWSRQEVCPLENPDAQLADEIDNVSDEMCTRRTVFSRAMHACDLDWEDYILRCLIGREGQDKDIECLTWKEDVPMAAARVDALRAHGYPQEALRLAVAVARGMKEEQLEKVYEMEALLEKFSEDDIAEKLCDESTERDGFIEGWIGHQLDPIVVLYDTLIEEAIGPQDSESEFEGSTECNEVKNVTNVPLPECGNGNDTFLTLALEVALMGLGQQRSIPVGFYAQDKACRQEEHLIAQLNLLTFDNVLYPVLKTQTELLLKSGPFSSLGLGVQKNSIPMHTFARFLFSNLIQKDLHLAFDLGLRAMRFLALDDFPGDIADEEIPVVGHARSTRLYTLGHLQSQQCELASRLLNAAKDSSERLPAILQASQQHVHSATQLFRLAQDAFKLSTDHASETRDPDMLHFAMELGLKVLQMTLNAHNWRRRDMVQWVIECAVESGTSALSHIMKSWSTLFTPTEATSQVATAVMAPSTAARLELTVIEKEALMCCARALALQCASRDPQRCCLSTLTLCEKNPAAFETAYRLVVESAAVIPPTQLFAIARYMDYRGYPQRAFKLATLAMKHFTLAYNQDSHPSIGDIHWACALSQALGYNELTQIIPLIVKAVHCPTVLSDLLFRCTLAKAAAEEAQNGQYYIKDNNRVTCEEEPLRQLLEGTISAYVNTAHSRLNHISPKHYMDFITFLSKAQETFLLASDGNGRFNALINNMKVLYKGKKKLMQLVKETFG from the exons ATGGCTACACAACGCAAGCGTCCGAGGACGGCTTCTCCGAGTCGAGAACCGACAAAATTTCGTAAACTTCACaaagaaatacaacaaaatgaaCCTTTATCTCTGTTGGATTTAAGCGCTCAATGCGTGGCAGCAAATATTCCTTTCCAACACGTAGAGGAACAAGGAACTCCGATACCTGAGCCCGTACAACTCAAAGTGGTTTACTGGTCTTTCCCGAGAAATGAGCGAGACATTTGCATGTACTCGTCTCTCCATGCCACAGTTTCACACAACGATGCAAAAAGGCTGCCATTTCAGAGAGGTTTGGCTCTTCTTGAAGAAAACGCTGTCAGAGATGTTCTACAAGTCG GTTTTCAACTGAGTGGAAAAGTCGTTGAGGAGGAAGACACAAAGTATGGCGCTCAAAAAGAAGAATATAATGTGTCAGTTGGTTTCGATAGATGTAAAATAACCGAAGTGTCCTGCACTTGTGGTAACAAAGACATTCTCTGGTGTCCTCACGTCGTTGCGCTTGCGCTGTACAGAATTCGCAACCCAGAAAAAGTCACTTTAAGGGTACCAATCTCAGAGACATTACTTCAAATGAATCGCGAACAACTTCAGAAACTGTTACAGTATCTCATAACTGAGCATCACACCGAAGTTTTGCCGACTGCTCAGCGATTGGCCGACGAGATTCTGCTCAAAACTTCAGAGATAAACCGTTTACCAGGCGCTCCTGATCCAACCGCAGGCGCTGGAGCGGATGATGAAAGTTGCTGGCATTTAGATGCAGAACAAGTTAGGCAACAAGTTAGAAATTATTTGTCTCAAGGAGGGTATTATGGAAGCGGAAAACACCTTCTATCGATGTTTGCTAAG GTACGAGAAATGCTTCGTGTCCATGACAATAATGGCTCACGCATGCTCAGACTCATCACAGAGCAGTTTTTAGCTGACCCTCGACTACAAATTTGGAAAGAACAAGGCACTTCGATGAATGATAAGTGTCGACAGTTGTGGGATCAACTCGGTGCATTGTGGGTGTGCGTAGTGTTGAACCCAGACAGCACTTGTGCGGAAAAAGCCGCGTGGAAACAACAACTAGAAACATGGAGCCGGCAAGAAGTTTGCCCGTTGGAAAATCCAGATGCTCAACTCGCAGACGAGATTGACAATGTTTCCGACGAAATGTGCACGCGCCGTACCGTGTTTTCTCGGGCAATGCACGCTTGTGATTTGGACTGGGAAGACTACATTTTAAGATGCCTCATTGGACGCGAAGGCCAAGATAAAGATATTGAATGCCTAACATGGAAAG AGGACGTTCCTATGGCAGCCGCACGTGTAGATGCCCTACGAGCGCATGGCTATCCTCAAGAAGCCTTGCGATTGGCTGTCGCTGTAGCACGAGGTATGAAAGAGGAGCAGTTGGAGAAAGTTTACGAAATGGAAGCTTTGTTGGAGAAGTTCAGCGAGGACGACATTGCGGAAAAACTTTGCGATGAAAGTACAGAAAGAGATGGATTTATAGAGGGATGGATTGGACATCAGCTCGATCCAATTGTTGTACTGTATGACACTCTTATCGAGGAAGCCATCGGGCCTCAAGATAGTGAATCAGAGTTTGAAGGCAGTACAGAATGTAATGAAGTTAAAAACGTTACAAACGTTCCTCTTCCAGAATGTGGAAACGGAAATGACACCTTCTTAACATTAGCTCTTGAAGTGGCCCTCATGGGGCTGGGACAGCAACGATCTATCCCCGTGGGATTCTACGCGCAGGACAAAGCTTGTCGTCAAGAGGAACATCTCATCGCACAGCTGAATCTTCTAACTTTTGACAATGTTCTGTATCCTGTCCTCAAAACACAAACTGAACTTCTACTGAAGAGTGGGCCATTCAGTAGCCTAGGACTTGGAGTGCAGAAAAACAGCATTCCCATGCACACGTTTGCACGATTTTTATTTAGCAACTTGATACAAAAGGATTTACATCTTGCCTTTGATCTTGGCCTCCGCGCAATGCGTTTCTTAGCGTTGGATGACTTCCCAGGTGACATTGCGGACGAAGAGATACCCGTGGTGGGTCATGCTAGGTCCACTCGATTGTACACTCTAGGACACTTGCAATCTCAGCAGTGTGAGCTAGCATCGCGCCTACTTAATGCTGCGAAGGACTCTTCTGAACGTCTACCAGCCATTCTACAAGCCTCACAACAGCACGTACACTCTGCAACTCAGCTATTTCGTCTGGCGCAAGACGCTTTCAAACTGTCCACTGATCATGCGTCAGAAACACGCGACCCTGACATGCTTCACTTTGCGATGGAACTGGGTCTCAAAGTGCTACAGATGACGCTGAATGCTCACAACTGGAGGCGGCGTGACATGGTGCAGTGGGTCATAGAATGCGCCGTGGAATCTGGCACATCTGCTCTCAGCCACATCATGAAGAGCTGGAGCACGCTGTTCACTCCAACAGAAGCCACATCTCAGGTGGCTACTGCCGTGATGGCACCTTCCACGGCGGCGCGTCTTGAGCTAACAGTGATCGAGAAGGAAGCGCTTATGTGTTGTGCTCGAGCCTTGGCTCTGCAGTGCGCCAGCCGAGACCCACAGCGCTGCTGCCTTTCTACGTTAACGCTCTGCGAGAAAAACCCTGCTGCCTTTGAGACAGCTTATCGCTTAGTTGTAGAGTCGGCCGCCGTGATTCCACCGACACAACTCTTCGCCATTGCGCGCTACATGGACTACCGCGGCTATCCTCAGAGAGCTTTCAAACTTGCCACTCTTGCCATGAAACACTTCACCCTCGCTTACAACCAAGACAGCCACCCATCTATCGGAGACATTCACTGGGCATGCGCTCTGTCCCAAGCTCTTGGCTACAACGAACTCACACAGATCATTCCACTCATCGTCAAAGCAGTACACTGTCCAACGGTGCTATCAGATTTGCTTTTCCGGTGCACCCTTGCAAAGGCCGCTGCGGAGGAGGCCCAGAATGGGCAATATTACATTAAGGACAATAACAGGGTGACCTGCGAAGAAGAACCTTTGAGGCAGCTTTTGGAGGGAACCATTAGCGCATATGTGAACACTGCACATAGCAGACTGAACCACATTAGTCCCAAGCATTATATGGACTTCATCACATTCCTCAGCAAAGCACaggaaacttttcttttagcttCTGACGGAAATGGACGCTTCAACGCGCTCATAAACAATATGAAAGTTTTgtacaaaggaaagaaaaagcttATGCAGCTAGTCAAAGAAACATTCGGTTAA